Proteins co-encoded in one Afipia sp. P52-10 genomic window:
- a CDS encoding DUF882 domain-containing protein: MYVTVRDTRRIGVGTFSRLGLKISLTSLLLVAAGGSVKDATALNETRTLSFHHTHSGEDLTVTFKRNGRYDEAALKKLNHFLRDWRSQDSTTMDPKLFDIVWEVYRDVGGKQPINIISAYRSPKTNAMLRRRSSGVARFSQHMRGHAMDFFIPGVALADIRAAGLRLQRGGVGFYPTSGSPFVHLDTGSIRHWPRMTHDQLARVFPDGRTVHIPSDGRPLKGYDLAMADVARRSNDPDAQSGRGVKGFLASLLSSKSNEEDDEAPAASAAPAAKEIKVAQAEPPAKSAEPVPLPRVRPAAAYQVASAAAPTVKRPADAKPQSVADIINSRGFWDDIPAPKQASAQQVAALTARAAVRDPRASASVPPETARAMAFAPEIPLDERPKVVTASAPMPRSVRPANAGASPMASAVSVVTKGRQPVPTLVTRASTAKPEDDPWTRAMVVAPNSYRFMLSTVLGEPDMTAMRTHFVKPQTAIAITFAADATPGLVCDRFTGSAMATLPMMTFRLQTAALR; the protein is encoded by the coding sequence ATGTATGTGACGGTTCGCGACACGCGACGAATTGGTGTGGGGACGTTCTCGCGGCTCGGACTGAAGATCAGTCTGACATCGCTGCTCCTCGTCGCGGCCGGAGGCTCGGTCAAAGACGCCACGGCGCTGAACGAGACCCGAACCCTCTCCTTTCATCACACCCATTCCGGCGAAGACCTCACCGTCACCTTCAAGCGCAACGGCCGCTACGACGAAGCCGCGCTGAAGAAGCTCAATCACTTCCTCCGCGACTGGCGCAGCCAGGATTCCACGACGATGGATCCGAAGCTGTTCGACATCGTCTGGGAGGTCTATCGCGACGTCGGCGGCAAGCAGCCGATCAACATCATCTCCGCCTACCGCTCGCCCAAGACCAACGCGATGCTGCGCCGCCGCTCCTCCGGCGTCGCGCGCTTCAGCCAGCACATGCGCGGGCACGCGATGGACTTCTTTATTCCGGGCGTCGCGCTCGCCGATATCCGCGCCGCGGGCCTGCGGCTGCAACGCGGCGGCGTCGGCTTCTATCCGACCTCCGGCTCGCCATTCGTCCACCTCGACACCGGCAGCATCCGCCACTGGCCGCGCATGACCCACGACCAGCTCGCGCGCGTGTTCCCGGACGGCCGCACCGTGCACATCCCCTCCGATGGACGGCCGCTGAAAGGCTACGACCTGGCGATGGCCGATGTCGCGCGTCGCTCCAACGACCCGGATGCGCAGTCGGGCCGCGGCGTGAAGGGCTTCCTGGCCTCGCTGTTGTCCTCGAAATCCAACGAGGAGGATGACGAGGCTCCGGCCGCGAGCGCAGCGCCTGCGGCGAAGGAGATCAAGGTCGCGCAGGCCGAGCCGCCGGCGAAGAGCGCCGAGCCGGTGCCGCTGCCGCGCGTGCGCCCGGCCGCCGCGTATCAGGTCGCATCCGCCGCAGCACCGACCGTCAAGCGACCGGCCGACGCCAAGCCGCAGAGCGTCGCCGACATCATCAATTCGCGCGGCTTCTGGGACGACATCCCGGCGCCGAAGCAGGCGTCGGCGCAGCAGGTCGCGGCGCTGACCGCCCGCGCCGCCGTGCGTGACCCGCGCGCAAGCGCCAGCGTGCCACCGGAGACGGCCCGTGCCATGGCCTTCGCACCGGAGATCCCGCTCGACGAACGGCCGAAGGTCGTCACCGCCAGCGCGCCGATGCCGCGCAGCGTCCGTCCCGCCAACGCCGGCGCGAGCCCGATGGCATCCGCGGTCTCAGTAGTGACGAAGGGCCGGCAGCCGGTGCCGACGCTGGTCACCCGCGCCAGCACCGCCAAGCCCGAGGACGATCCGTGGACGCGGGCGATGGTGGTCGCGCCGAACAGCTACCGCTTCATGCTCTCGACAGTGCTGGGTGAACCGGACATGACCGCGATGCGCACCCATTTCGTCAAGCCGCAGACGGCGATCGCCATCACCTTCGCGGCCGATGCGACGCCGGGCCTGGTTTGCGATCGCTTCACCGGCTCGGCGATGGCGACGCTGCCGATGATGACCTTCCGCCTGCAGACCGCAGCGCTGCGCTGA
- a CDS encoding DUF2312 domain-containing protein: MATQAAVKEEPATRFAKDQLKSIIERIERLEEEKKAISDDIRDVYAEAKGNGYEVKALRAIVRMRKQDADERREHETILETYMQALGML, translated from the coding sequence ATGGCCACGCAAGCCGCCGTCAAGGAAGAGCCCGCGACCCGTTTCGCCAAGGATCAGCTCAAGTCAATCATCGAACGCATCGAGCGGCTGGAGGAGGAGAAGAAGGCGATCTCCGACGATATCCGCGACGTCTATGCCGAGGCCAAGGGTAACGGTTACGAGGTGAAGGCGCTGCGCGCCATCGTGCGCATGCGCAAGCAGGATGCCGACGAGCGGCGCGAGCACGAGACGATTCTCGAAACCTACATGCAGGCGCTCGGCATGCTCTGA
- a CDS encoding murein L,D-transpeptidase, protein MRDHRTDRGGYDRIIAAAVAAFVGVAASNASAQSASTPSNPAASASELAIDAAVPMPEPANAPPPSPTDFKAQAMGLANGDASKPSATTAAETKPADAKPTDTKPAEIVTTATAPATQANETKSDSASASAAPAAMQPPATTAPAETSPAATATAPAAAAPAQPAVDQAQDQSAPKAVAPVAAADHPVADKLQELIATKAQRFFDRKAERAAAEAFYKERNYAPLWSASGVATDKAKAAIARLKAAETDGLSPDDYPTPDFAAATSPDALAEADLKLTEAVLDYARHAQGGRLHPSRVSADIAYPDHNPDPAEVLANLATAPDVAATLDSYNPPHKGYKALKAKLAELRGTTETAPAKMEEGAVLRFVKPKKNAKKTVEPMEDPRVPALRARLGITENPDDTKYDETVAAAVRKFQADSELKATGVLDAQTVRAMNAPKRGRTIDLIIANMERWRWLPRQLGEPKLGNAYVMLNIPEYTLRVMHNGAQAWTTRVVVGKPGKHATPELTETMKYITVNPTWNVPPSIVYNEYLPALQQDPTVMERMGMKVVQRRDGSVHISQPPGAGNALGRIRFNFPNKFLVYQHDTPDKHLFAHETRAYSHGCMRVQYPDVYAETLLNITMPGQNYTAARIRGMYGSSEVDLRFPTPLPVHLVYHTAYVDDAGHLQTRRDIYGRDARLLQVLRGNDRQSMEVAVNHAQPNYSRPAANLPRGVAGASSAPSGGDGRNFFEMLFGMPASQPAHPPRPQRRVQQRQAAR, encoded by the coding sequence ATGCGAGACCATCGAACTGACCGTGGCGGATATGATCGCATCATCGCCGCGGCCGTCGCCGCCTTCGTCGGCGTTGCCGCCAGCAACGCCTCGGCGCAATCGGCCTCCACCCCGTCGAACCCGGCAGCGTCGGCCTCGGAACTGGCGATCGACGCCGCTGTGCCGATGCCCGAGCCGGCCAATGCGCCGCCGCCGTCACCAACCGATTTCAAGGCCCAGGCGATGGGCCTTGCCAACGGCGATGCGTCGAAGCCCTCCGCCACGACCGCCGCTGAAACGAAACCCGCCGACGCCAAGCCCACGGACACCAAGCCCGCCGAGATCGTCACCACCGCGACGGCCCCTGCTACGCAGGCGAACGAAACCAAGAGCGACAGTGCCAGTGCCAGCGCCGCTCCGGCCGCGATGCAGCCGCCGGCGACGACCGCTCCGGCCGAAACCTCGCCAGCCGCAACGGCGACGGCTCCGGCGGCCGCAGCCCCGGCCCAGCCTGCCGTGGATCAGGCCCAGGATCAGAGCGCACCGAAGGCTGTGGCCCCCGTCGCTGCGGCGGATCACCCGGTGGCAGACAAGCTGCAGGAGCTGATCGCGACCAAGGCGCAGCGCTTCTTCGACCGCAAGGCCGAGCGCGCCGCCGCCGAAGCCTTCTACAAGGAACGCAACTACGCGCCGCTGTGGAGCGCGAGCGGTGTCGCCACCGACAAGGCCAAGGCCGCGATCGCGCGGCTGAAGGCGGCCGAGACCGACGGTCTCTCCCCCGACGACTACCCGACCCCCGACTTCGCAGCCGCCACCTCGCCCGACGCGCTGGCGGAAGCCGACCTGAAGCTGACCGAGGCCGTGCTCGACTATGCACGCCACGCCCAGGGCGGGCGACTGCACCCCTCCCGTGTCAGCGCCGATATCGCCTATCCCGACCACAATCCGGACCCGGCGGAGGTGCTGGCCAACCTCGCGACGGCGCCGGATGTCGCCGCCACGCTCGATTCCTACAACCCGCCGCACAAGGGCTACAAGGCGCTGAAGGCGAAGCTCGCCGAACTGCGCGGCACCACCGAGACCGCCCCGGCGAAGATGGAAGAAGGCGCCGTGCTGCGCTTCGTCAAGCCGAAGAAGAATGCCAAGAAGACGGTCGAGCCGATGGAGGACCCACGGGTGCCGGCTTTGCGCGCGCGCCTCGGCATCACCGAAAATCCCGACGATACGAAGTACGACGAAACGGTCGCCGCCGCGGTCCGCAAATTCCAGGCCGATTCCGAGTTGAAGGCGACCGGCGTGCTGGATGCCCAGACCGTCCGCGCGATGAACGCGCCGAAGCGCGGCCGGACCATCGACCTGATCATCGCCAACATGGAGCGCTGGCGCTGGCTGCCACGCCAGCTCGGCGAACCGAAGCTCGGCAACGCCTACGTGATGCTGAACATCCCCGAATACACGCTGCGGGTGATGCACAACGGCGCCCAGGCGTGGACCACGCGCGTCGTCGTCGGCAAGCCCGGCAAGCACGCGACGCCGGAACTGACGGAGACGATGAAGTACATCACCGTCAACCCGACGTGGAACGTGCCGCCGTCGATCGTCTACAACGAATACCTGCCGGCGCTGCAACAGGACCCGACCGTGATGGAGCGGATGGGCATGAAGGTGGTGCAGCGGCGCGACGGCAGCGTCCACATCTCGCAGCCGCCGGGAGCCGGTAACGCGCTCGGCCGCATCCGCTTCAATTTCCCGAACAAGTTCCTGGTCTACCAGCACGACACGCCGGACAAGCACCTGTTCGCCCACGAGACCCGCGCCTACAGCCACGGCTGCATGCGCGTGCAGTATCCGGACGTCTACGCCGAGACGCTGCTCAACATCACCATGCCGGGCCAGAACTACACCGCCGCGCGCATCCGCGGCATGTACGGCTCAAGCGAGGTCGACCTGCGCTTCCCGACGCCGCTGCCGGTGCACCTCGTCTATCACACCGCCTACGTCGATGACGCCGGCCACCTGCAGACCCGCCGCGACATCTACGGCCGCGACGCGCGCCTGCTCCAGGTGCTGCGCGGCAACGACCGGCAGAGCATGGAAGTCGCGGTCAACCACGCCCAGCCGAACTACAGCCGGCCGGCGGCGAACCTGCCGCGCGGCGTGGCCGGCGCCTCGTCCGCCCCGTCCGGCGGCGACGGCCGCAACTTCTTCGAGATGCTGTTCGGCATGCCGGCCAGCCAGCCGGCACACCCGCCCCGGCCGCAGCGCCGGGTTCAGCAGCGGCAGGCCGCCCGCTAA
- the pyk gene encoding pyruvate kinase encodes MRRLRRIKILATLGPASSDSATIRKLFESGADVFRINMSHTPHEKMREFVATIRNIESNYGRPIGILVDLQGPKLRIGSFAEGAVQLNNGESFVLDADPAPGDVRRVHLPHPEVLSALRAGHALLLDDGKVRLVVEDAAPERVVTRVVVGGRMSDRKGVSLPDTDLPVSAMTAKDRADLEAALQAGVDWIALSFVQRPEDVTETKKLVRGRAAVMAKIEKPQAIDRLAEIIEVADALMVARGDLGVEMPVERVPGLQKQMTRMAKRAGKPVVVATQMLESMIQSPVPTRAEVSDVSTAVFEGADAVMLSAESAAGKFPVEAVATMNRIGEEVERDPTYRSVINSQRAEPEATAGDAIADAARQIAETLDLSAIVCWTDSGSTALRVARERPRSPVVAITPKIQTGRKISLVWGVHCVIAEDAHDLDDMVSRASRIAFRDGFARAGQRVIIVAGVPLGTPGATNMLRIAYVGAEDTHEI; translated from the coding sequence ATGAGACGGCTGCGCCGCATCAAGATCCTCGCCACACTCGGCCCCGCCTCCTCCGACAGCGCAACGATCCGGAAGCTGTTCGAATCCGGGGCTGACGTCTTTCGCATCAACATGTCGCACACGCCGCATGAGAAGATGCGCGAGTTCGTCGCGACGATCCGTAACATCGAGAGCAATTACGGCCGGCCGATCGGCATCCTGGTCGATCTGCAGGGGCCGAAACTGCGGATCGGCTCGTTCGCCGAAGGCGCGGTGCAGCTCAACAACGGCGAGAGTTTCGTGCTCGATGCCGATCCAGCGCCTGGCGACGTCCGCCGCGTGCACCTTCCGCATCCGGAAGTGCTGAGCGCACTGCGCGCCGGGCACGCGCTGCTGCTCGACGACGGCAAGGTGCGGCTCGTGGTCGAGGACGCCGCGCCCGAACGCGTGGTCACCCGCGTCGTGGTCGGCGGCCGCATGTCGGATCGCAAGGGCGTCAGCCTGCCCGATACCGACCTGCCGGTTTCGGCGATGACGGCGAAGGACCGTGCCGATCTCGAGGCCGCGCTGCAGGCCGGCGTCGATTGGATCGCGCTCTCGTTCGTGCAGCGCCCCGAAGACGTGACCGAGACCAAGAAGCTGGTGCGCGGCCGCGCGGCCGTGATGGCGAAGATCGAGAAGCCGCAGGCGATCGACCGCCTCGCCGAGATCATTGAAGTCGCCGATGCGCTGATGGTGGCGCGCGGTGATCTCGGCGTGGAGATGCCGGTCGAGCGTGTGCCCGGCCTGCAGAAGCAGATGACGCGGATGGCCAAGCGCGCCGGCAAGCCGGTGGTGGTGGCGACGCAGATGCTGGAATCGATGATCCAGAGCCCGGTGCCGACCCGCGCCGAGGTGTCCGACGTCTCGACCGCGGTGTTCGAGGGCGCGGACGCGGTGATGCTGTCGGCGGAATCCGCCGCGGGCAAATTCCCGGTCGAGGCCGTCGCCACCATGAACCGCATCGGCGAAGAGGTGGAGCGCGATCCGACCTACCGTTCGGTGATCAACTCGCAACGCGCCGAACCCGAAGCGACGGCGGGCGATGCGATTGCCGATGCGGCGCGGCAGATCGCCGAAACGCTCGACCTGTCGGCGATCGTCTGCTGGACCGACTCGGGCTCGACCGCGCTGCGCGTGGCGCGCGAGCGACCGCGCTCGCCGGTGGTCGCGATCACGCCGAAGATTCAGACCGGACGCAAGATCTCGCTGGTCTGGGGCGTGCATTGTGTGATCGCCGAGGACGCGCACGACCTCGACGACATGGTCAGCCGCGCGAGCCGGATCGCCTTCCGCGACGGCTTCGCCCGCGCCGGCCAGCGCGTCATCATCGTCGCCGGCGTTCCGCTCGGCACGCCGGGCGCGACCAACATGCTGCGCATCGCCTATGTCGGCGCGGAAGACACTCACGAGATCTAA
- a CDS encoding DUF1244 domain-containing protein, translating into MPIDDATRTELEAAAFRTLVQHLRTRTDVQNIDLMNLAGFCRNCLSNWLKDAADARGVPLSKDESREAVYGMPYEQWKTLHQKEAGPDQLAAMAKAHKH; encoded by the coding sequence ATGCCGATCGACGACGCGACCCGCACCGAACTCGAAGCTGCCGCATTTCGAACCCTGGTGCAGCATCTGCGGACGCGCACCGACGTCCAGAACATCGACTTGATGAATCTCGCCGGCTTCTGCCGCAACTGTCTGTCGAACTGGCTCAAGGACGCGGCCGACGCGCGCGGCGTGCCGCTCAGCAAGGACGAGAGCCGCGAGGCGGTTTACGGCATGCCCTATGAGCAGTGGAAGACCCTGCATCAGAAGGAGGCTGGTCCGGACCAGCTCGCCGCGATGGCGAAGGCGCACAAGCACTGA
- a CDS encoding TonB-dependent receptor: MFYREANRSARAIFPCAAHVCAILASGIVATALVATGLLAPRAAIAQSNSTLPPIVVSTEQQRAPDAPVPAAFGPPREAPKTASEMDVTGGEVNAVAVTRPGEALEAVPGLIVTQHSGEGKANQYFLRGFNLDHGTDFAITVDGMPANMRTHGHGQGYADINFLIPELIGAMRVRKGPYFADEGDFSSAGAAHIDYINRVDKTFAELTVGSFGYRRGLAVGSLPAWSGNILAALEVTGYNGPWDVPDDVRKINGVLRYSEGSRDDGLSVTGMVYRNKWTSTDQVAQRAIDEGIIGRFGSLDPTDGGSAERYSLSARWAKTHEAGITRVEAYGIRSRLRLFNNFTYFLDDPVNGDQFSQSDRRTLAGLNASHTFDHRLGDLPSETVIGLQSRYDDIHVGLTKTAARQYLSTVRDDHVREGSVALYAQNTLRWTSWLRTVTGVRHDWFAADVASDTPANSGKVQSGMTSPKFGLVIGPFKATELFFNAGTGLHSNDARGSTITVDPVTKIDPLPRSPLLVRSKGAEIGARTTIVPGLESAVAFFVLDFDSELLFVGDAGTTEASRPSRRVGVEWTNRYGVNSWLAFDADVTFTRARFTDADPAGNFIPGAPNAVASLAVVFGEPLGWFGSIKLRYFGPRPLVEDGSVRSKASALVNARLGYRFEGGAQLQLDVLNLFNAKTNQIEYFYESRLFAEATAVADRHVHPVEPLAVRASLRLPFN, translated from the coding sequence ATGTTCTATCGTGAAGCGAACCGCAGCGCGCGGGCAATTTTTCCGTGCGCCGCGCATGTCTGTGCCATTCTTGCGAGCGGCATTGTGGCGACGGCGCTTGTTGCAACAGGACTCCTGGCGCCGCGCGCGGCCATCGCACAAAGCAACAGCACGTTGCCGCCGATCGTCGTCAGCACGGAGCAGCAGCGGGCGCCGGATGCGCCGGTGCCGGCCGCGTTCGGGCCGCCGCGCGAGGCCCCGAAGACGGCGAGCGAAATGGATGTCACGGGCGGCGAGGTCAACGCGGTCGCGGTGACGCGGCCCGGCGAGGCGCTCGAAGCCGTGCCGGGGCTGATCGTCACCCAGCACTCCGGCGAGGGCAAGGCCAACCAGTATTTCCTGCGCGGCTTCAATCTCGACCACGGCACCGATTTCGCGATCACCGTCGATGGTATGCCCGCCAACATGCGCACGCACGGGCACGGCCAGGGCTATGCCGACATCAACTTCCTGATTCCCGAATTGATCGGGGCGATGCGTGTGCGCAAGGGGCCGTACTTCGCCGACGAGGGCGATTTCTCCTCCGCGGGTGCTGCGCATATCGACTACATCAACCGCGTCGACAAGACGTTCGCCGAATTGACCGTCGGCAGCTTCGGCTACCGCCGCGGGCTTGCGGTCGGCTCGCTGCCGGCCTGGAGCGGCAACATCCTCGCGGCGCTCGAGGTGACCGGCTACAACGGGCCGTGGGACGTGCCCGACGACGTGCGCAAGATCAATGGCGTTCTGCGCTACAGCGAAGGCAGTCGCGACGACGGCCTCTCCGTCACCGGGATGGTCTATCGCAACAAGTGGACCTCGACCGATCAGGTCGCGCAGCGCGCGATCGACGAGGGGATCATCGGCCGCTTCGGCTCGCTCGATCCGACCGACGGCGGCAGCGCCGAGCGCTACTCGCTGTCGGCGCGTTGGGCGAAGACGCACGAGGCCGGCATCACGCGGGTCGAAGCCTACGGCATTCGTTCGCGGCTGCGGCTGTTCAACAACTTCACCTATTTCCTCGACGATCCGGTCAACGGCGACCAGTTCAGCCAGAGCGACCGCCGCACGCTCGCCGGGCTCAACGCCAGTCATACCTTCGATCATCGCCTCGGCGATTTGCCGTCGGAGACGGTGATCGGCCTGCAATCGCGCTACGACGACATCCATGTCGGCCTGACCAAGACCGCGGCGCGGCAGTATCTCTCGACCGTGCGCGACGATCATGTGCGCGAGGGCAGCGTCGCGCTGTATGCGCAGAACACGCTGCGCTGGACCAGTTGGCTGCGCACCGTAACCGGCGTCCGGCACGACTGGTTCGCCGCCGACGTGGCCAGCGATACGCCGGCGAATTCCGGCAAGGTGCAGTCGGGCATGACCAGCCCGAAGTTCGGCCTGGTGATCGGTCCGTTCAAGGCGACGGAGTTGTTCTTCAATGCCGGCACTGGCCTGCACAGCAACGATGCGCGCGGTTCGACCATCACCGTCGATCCGGTGACGAAAATCGATCCGCTGCCGCGCTCGCCGCTGCTGGTGCGCTCGAAGGGCGCGGAGATCGGCGCCCGCACGACGATCGTGCCGGGTCTGGAAAGCGCGGTGGCGTTCTTCGTGCTCGATTTCGATTCCGAACTGCTGTTCGTCGGCGATGCCGGTACCACCGAGGCCAGCCGTCCGAGCCGCCGCGTCGGCGTCGAGTGGACCAACCGCTACGGGGTCAATTCCTGGCTCGCATTTGACGCCGATGTGACATTCACCCGTGCCCGCTTCACCGATGCCGATCCGGCGGGCAATTTCATTCCCGGCGCGCCGAATGCGGTGGCCTCGCTGGCGGTGGTGTTCGGCGAGCCGCTCGGCTGGTTCGGCTCGATCAAGCTGCGCTATTTTGGTCCACGGCCGCTGGTCGAGGACGGCAGCGTGCGTTCGAAGGCGTCGGCGCTGGTCAACGCCCGGCTCGGCTACCGGTTCGAAGGCGGCGCCCAGCTTCAACTCGACGTGCTCAACCTGTTCAACGCCAAGACCAACCAGATCGAATACTTCTACGAATCGCGACTGTTTGCGGAAGCAACCGCGGTTGCGGATCGTCACGTCCACCCGGTCGAGCCGCTGGCGGTGCGGGCCTCGCTGCGGTTGCCATTCAATTAG
- a CDS encoding sigma-54 dependent transcriptional regulator, with the protein MAATILIADDDPVQRRLIENMVQRSGYQALAVETGDAAVAHLTSDAEPRIDAVVLDLVMPGLDGMGVLAKLREAGIVVPVIVQTAHGGIDNVVSAMRAGAHDFVVKPVGLERLQVSLRNALTASALKGELQRIRHAREGRLTFADIITRSPAMDATLRMAEKAANASIPVLIEGESGVGKELVARAIHGSSERATKPFVAVNCGAIPDNLVESILFGHEKGAFTGATERHTGKFVEASGGTLFLDEVSELPQAAQVKLLRALQEGEVEAVGGRKPVRVDVRIISATNRNLLERVKQGHFREDLFYRLHVLPLTVPPLRNRREDVPHLLRHFLARFCAEENRSGASVSAEAMAALTAFSWPGNVRQLENAVYRAVVISDTGALGTADFPLLANAAEAALMPSPALALDMPAELRPMQPAMIEQDIPIAPAAPGAMLNLLTADGETRPLEEIETEVIRFAIAHYRGQMSEVARRLKIGRSTLYRKLEAMDDRPTEPATGD; encoded by the coding sequence ATGGCCGCCACGATTTTGATTGCCGACGACGATCCGGTGCAGCGGCGGCTGATCGAGAACATGGTGCAGCGCTCCGGCTATCAGGCGCTGGCGGTCGAGACCGGCGATGCGGCAGTCGCCCACCTGACTTCGGATGCCGAACCGCGCATCGATGCGGTGGTGCTGGACCTCGTCATGCCCGGCCTCGACGGCATGGGCGTGCTGGCGAAGCTGCGCGAGGCCGGCATCGTCGTGCCGGTGATTGTCCAGACCGCCCATGGCGGCATCGACAACGTCGTCTCGGCGATGCGTGCGGGCGCGCACGACTTCGTGGTCAAGCCGGTCGGCCTCGAGCGGCTGCAGGTGTCGCTGCGCAACGCGCTGACCGCCAGCGCGCTGAAGGGCGAATTGCAGCGCATCCGCCACGCCCGCGAGGGCCGGCTGACCTTCGCCGACATCATCACCCGCAGTCCGGCGATGGACGCGACGCTGCGGATGGCGGAGAAGGCGGCGAACGCGTCGATCCCGGTGTTGATCGAAGGCGAATCCGGCGTCGGCAAGGAACTGGTCGCCCGCGCCATCCATGGCTCGAGCGAGCGTGCGACCAAGCCGTTTGTCGCCGTCAACTGCGGTGCGATTCCGGACAACCTGGTGGAATCGATCCTGTTCGGTCACGAGAAGGGCGCCTTCACCGGCGCCACCGAACGTCACACCGGCAAGTTCGTGGAAGCGTCCGGCGGCACGCTGTTCCTCGACGAGGTGTCGGAACTGCCGCAGGCCGCACAGGTGAAGCTCCTGCGGGCGCTGCAGGAAGGCGAGGTCGAAGCCGTCGGCGGCCGCAAGCCGGTCAGGGTCGACGTCCGCATCATTTCGGCCACCAACCGCAACCTCTTGGAACGGGTGAAGCAGGGCCACTTCCGCGAGGATCTGTTCTACCGCCTGCATGTGCTGCCGCTGACCGTGCCGCCCTTGCGCAACCGCCGCGAGGACGTGCCGCACCTGCTGCGTCATTTCCTGGCCCGCTTCTGCGCCGAGGAAAATCGCTCCGGCGCCTCCGTCAGCGCCGAGGCGATGGCGGCGCTGACCGCCTTCTCCTGGCCCGGCAACGTGCGCCAGCTGGAGAATGCCGTGTACCGCGCCGTGGTCATCAGCGACACCGGCGCGCTCGGCACGGCCGACTTCCCGCTGCTGGCGAACGCCGCCGAAGCGGCGCTGATGCCGTCGCCGGCGCTCGCGCTCGACATGCCGGCCGAGCTCCGGCCGATGCAGCCGGCGATGATCGAGCAGGACATCCCGATCGCCCCCGCCGCTCCCGGCGCAATGCTGAACCTGCTCACCGCCGACGGCGAGACCAGGCCGCTCGAGGAGATCGAGACCGAGGTGATCCGCTTTGCGATCGCCCACTACCGGGGCCAGATGTCGGAGGTCGCACGCCGGCTGAAGATCGGCCGCTCCACGCTTTACCGCAAGCTCGAAGCGATGGACGACAGACCGACGGAACCGGCGACGGGCGACTGA
- a CDS encoding DUF1036 domain-containing protein, protein MSTTHRLRPTSPRLRPLLALAAAAFAITVVTSVLAASPARADFRLCNNTASRVGIALGYKDAEGWNTEGWWNISAKSCETLLRGTLVARYYYIYAIDYDRGGEWSGQAYMCSRDKEFTIRGTEDCLARGFDRTGFFEVDTGEQRAWTVQLTETGEQNAQRPLPGLPGGATPSGGIPGGSPVTPSLTPPGAQKK, encoded by the coding sequence ATGAGCACGACGCACCGCCTCCGACCGACATCCCCACGTCTCCGCCCGCTCCTGGCACTGGCCGCGGCCGCCTTCGCCATAACGGTGGTCACGTCGGTCCTCGCGGCGAGCCCAGCGCGTGCGGACTTCCGCCTCTGCAACAACACAGCGAGCCGCGTCGGCATCGCACTGGGATACAAGGACGCAGAGGGCTGGAACACCGAGGGCTGGTGGAATATCTCGGCCAAGAGCTGCGAAACGCTGCTGCGAGGCACGCTCGTCGCACGATATTATTATATCTATGCGATCGACTACGATCGCGGCGGCGAATGGTCAGGCCAAGCCTACATGTGCTCGCGCGACAAGGAATTCACCATTCGCGGCACCGAAGATTGCCTGGCGCGCGGGTTCGACCGCACCGGTTTCTTCGAGGTCGACACCGGAGAACAGAGAGCCTGGACCGTGCAATTGACTGAAACTGGCGAACAGAACGCGCAGCGGCCGCTACCGGGATTGCCCGGCGGCGCCACGCCATCAGGCGGAATTCCCGGCGGCTCCCCCGTGACCCCGTCGCTCACCCCGCCCGGGGCGCAAAAGAAATGA
- the nikR gene encoding nickel-responsive transcriptional regulator NikR has translation MQRITITLDDDLLTAIDAIATERGYQNRSEVIRDLARNGLAQMQADGDQAEPWAGALVYVYDHAARNLSHRLVETAHEHNDIAVATMHVHLDDASCLEITALKGSRGEIQHFADHVIAERGVRYGRVVMIPARERGGKAHAAHTHPHAHSPAKR, from the coding sequence ATGCAGCGGATCACCATCACCCTCGACGACGATTTGCTGACCGCGATCGATGCGATCGCGACAGAGCGCGGCTATCAGAATCGGTCCGAGGTGATCCGCGATCTCGCGCGCAACGGGCTTGCGCAGATGCAGGCCGATGGCGACCAGGCCGAGCCCTGGGCCGGCGCGCTGGTCTATGTCTACGATCATGCGGCCCGCAACCTCTCGCACCGGCTGGTGGAGACCGCGCACGAACACAACGACATCGCCGTCGCCACCATGCACGTGCATCTCGACGACGCATCGTGTCTCGAGATCACCGCGCTGAAGGGCAGCCGGGGCGAGATTCAGCACTTCGCCGATCATGTAATCGCCGAGCGCGGCGTGCGTTATGGCCGCGTGGTGATGATCCCGGCGCGCGAGCGCGGCGGCAAGGCGCACGCTGCCCACACACACCCGCACGCACATTCGCCGGCAAAGCGCTGA